A window of the Pogona vitticeps strain Pit_001003342236 chromosome 4, PviZW2.1, whole genome shotgun sequence genome harbors these coding sequences:
- the LOC144588737 gene encoding NFX1-type zinc finger-containing protein 1-like yields MSGRKQGWDHQADGRGYSPGPPPGKAPRLLPEPGPSRKQEEDGGDGPLAGLEGLCLHPRPKEILAFFTAHDDELARVLGSPGLSPRKVYTVLRAVRHGLEGSVACQEVQAMLGSVLQPTFLLQSLLGFIANLESFSGEDRRVSPEVMGDTVAALHHLLEASPGHARTLLCYPLDLLWAAVWRLQSRGFQFTWIAQKQLQDTRGLLDRAFSSSSSSLRGGLRGVHPESLASREDFRLIPVFPTPEDIFLEPMGRLKPNVLSGQYESEEAYLDTHFRLLREDLLRPLREGISSQFTLRSLFSDSQKPAGELQLYRNVQLVSVGTSPAGVTFLAKFHPSRSVMAAASSKRLLGGSLVCLISNDCGHVIFGTVAGAAWKERLPGAVWLELQQSHAQLMRHICRTTFTMVESPAFFESYRHVLAGLQELQPGSVPFSQYLVRCSREVSRPSYLEVEGAALDVHALHSLKGNRAAAAAATAHAATVVAPASDASEDSCVQMHTIRTHTSRLFPDG; encoded by the exons ATGTCTGGGAGAAAGCAGGGCTGGGATCACCAGGCAGATGGCCGCGGATACAGTCCAGGTCCTCCGCCCGGCAAAGCCCCCAGGCTGCTTCCGGAGCCGGGACCCAGCAGGAAGCAGGAGGAAGATGGTGGGGATGGCCCTCTCGCCGGCCTGGAGGGGCTCTGCCTCCACCCTCGGCCAAAGGAGATCCTGGCCTTCTTCACAGCGCATGACGACGAGCTCGCGAGGGTGCTTGGTAGCCCCGGACTCAGCCCCCGGAAGGTGTACACGGTGCTGCGCGCCGTCAGGCATGGGCTGGAGGGGTCTGTGGCGTGCCAGGAGGTCCAGGCGATGCTGGGGTCGGTGCTGCAGCCCACTTTCCTGCTCCAGAGTTTGCTGGGATTTATTGCAAACCTCGAGTCCTTCTCTGGCGAGGACAGGCGAGTGTCTCCGGAGGTGATGGGAGACACGGTGGCCGCcctccaccacctcctggaggcctCTCCAGGCCACGCCCGCACACTGCTGTGCTACCCGCTGGACCTCCTCTGGGCCGCCGTCTGGAGGCTGCAGAGCCGTGGCTTCCAGTTCACCTGGATCGCCCAGAAGCAGCTCCAGGACACCaggggcctcctggacagggccttctcctcctcctcctcctctctacgTGGGGGGCTCAGGGGGGTCCACCCGGAATCTCTGGCGAGTCGGGAGGACTTCCGCCTCATCCCTGTCTTCCCCACCCCGGAGGATATCTTTCTGGAGCCCATGGGCAGGCTGAAGCCCAATGTCCTCTCGGGCCAATATGAGAGCGAGGAGGCATATTTGGACACCCACTTCCGCCTGCTGCGGGAAGATCTGCTCCGTCCCCTCCGGGAAGGGATTTCCTCACAATTCACCCTCCGGAGCCTTTTCTCTGACTCACAGAAACCAGCTGGGGAACTGCAGCTCTACCGGAACGTCCAGCTGGTCAGCGTGGGCACCTCGCCGGCTGGGGTCACCTTCCTGGCCAAGTTCCACCCCTCACGAAGCGTCATGGCCGCTGCCTCCTCCAAGCGCCTCCTCGGAGGCTCCCTTGTGTGCCTCATCTCAAACGACTGCGGCCACGTGATCTTTGGGACTGTGGCCGGGGCCGCCTGGAAAGAGCGCCTCCCGGGGGCCGTGTGGCTGGAGCTGCAGCAGAGCCACGCCCAACTGATGCGCCACATCTGCAGGACCACCTTCACCATGGTGGAGTCGCCGGCCTTCTTTGAGTCCTACCGGCACGTGCTGGCCGGCCTCCAGGAGCTGCAGCCGGGCTCCGTCCCCTTCAGCCAGTACCTGGTGAGGTGCTCTCGGGAGGTCTCCAGGCCCTCGTACCTGGAGGTGGAAGGGGCGGCCTTGGACGTCCACGCCTTGCATAGCTTAAAGGGAAACCgggccgctgccgccgccgccaccgcccaCGCGGCCACTGTGGTTGCGCCTGCCTCTGATGCTAGTGAGGATAGTTGTGTCCAG ATGCACACCATACGGACACACACATCCAGGCTCTTCCCCGATGGCTGA